Proteins encoded together in one Jaculus jaculus isolate mJacJac1 chromosome 7, mJacJac1.mat.Y.cur, whole genome shotgun sequence window:
- the Scml4 gene encoding sex comb on midleg-like protein 4 isoform X4, with translation MNRYSMEPSSAFCHRGSLTSSSSLCCKRLTSGDGHLGGGPTTTSGSRTSPMSSGGPSASGLRLSASSPKRNGTALEGNRCASSPSQDGQDTKRPSSRNPSTWTVEDVVWFVKDADPQALGPHVEIFRKHEIDGNALLLLRSDMVMKYLGLKLGPALKLCYHIDKLKRAKF, from the exons ATGAACCGCTACAGCATGGAGCCCTCTTCTGCCTTTTGTCATAGAGGCTCCTTGACCTCCTCTTCTTCGCTGTGCTGTAAGAGGCTGACCTCTGGAGACGGCCACCTTGGAGGAGGCCCTACCACCACCAGCGGTTCCCGCACCAGCCCCATGTCCTCTGGAGGCCCCTCGGCATCTGGACTGCGGCTCTCAGCCTCCAGCCCCAAGAGGAATGGAACCGCTCTTGAAGGAAACAGATGTG CCTCGAGCCCCTCTCAAGACGGACAGGACACCAAGCGGCCAAGCAGCAGAAACCCTTCCACCTGGACCGTGGAGGATGTGGTCTGGTTTGTGAAAGATGCTGATCCGCAGGCCCTGGGGCCTCACGTGGAGATCTTCAGAAAACAC GAGATTGATGGCAATGCTCTGTTGTTGCTGAGGAGTGACATGGTCATGAAGTACCTGGGCCTGAAGCTGGGACCTGCATTGAAGCTCTGCTACCACATCGACAAGCTGAAGCGAGCCAAGTTCTGA